CACGCTGTACATGCATGTGCACTTTTGGCCAGGTGAGTATGTCGCCATCAGCGGTCTTCGCACAAGGGTGAAGTCCGCACGGCTCCTCAAGACTGGTAGGGACGTGAAGTTTACGCAGGATGACTTCCAGACGAAGTTCACCGGCCTTCCGGAGAAGGCTCCGGATTACCCCGTCACAACGATTGCGATTGAGTGCGAGTCGGAGCCGACGCAAGACACGGATTACGTCCGCATCAATAAGCCGCGCGGAAGCGTCTAGATCACGCCCAAAAAAGAAACGCCGCCACGGGTGTCCGTGGCGGCAATTTTTGGTGGCAGCGGGGTACCCCCTCCCCTCCCCCTCTTTTTGCGCAAAATCTTCAAAACAAAAGGGTTGAGGGTGGACCTAATACTCGAAAAAGTCGCGGAATGTGCAAAGTCTTCAAAACAAAGGGGTAGAGTTCACAGGGGGATGCCCCCGCAAACTGGCCTCAGAACTCGATGCGTGCGGAGAGTTGCGCCGAACGTCTCGCGTTCGCTTGTGTGCCGGAGACTTGGCCAAAGCTCGAATTTCCGTATATCGGGCTTGCCACTGTGAATTGAGTGTGATTAGTGACGTTGTATAGATCAGCCTGCAGGCTTACGTGTGCGCTCTCGGTGAAATGGAGGGCGAATGCACGACGCAAGCTGATATCAACGTTATAGTTGCCGGGGCTGTAGAGGTTGTACGGCGCTGTGCGGGGCAGGTTGCCGAATGTGTACGCCGGGGCATAGGCGAATGCCGCCGAGTTGATGAACGAAATAGTGTTGTAGTTCGTTCGTGTGACTCCGTGCCCCCAGTGGCCGTTGGGCATAACGTTCGCGTCGGGAGAGAAGGTTCCACTGTAGCTCGGCATGCAAGTGCTCTGCGCCGGATTAGCGTTGCACGAAGCTCCAGTGATGGGCAGCGGTGAACCAGAGTAGGCCTGGTAAATCGTGGAGAACCTGTACCCGCCAAGGATTGCACGTTGCCACTCATGGCTGTTCGCGATAGACCGACCAAACGGCAGCTCCCAGACGCCGGTTACTACGAGGTGTTGCGGCTGATTGCTGGTCGAGACCGTACGTTCGATGCGATCAGGCGCCCAAGCACGGCCGGTATTGGAGTATGCCGCTGGAATGGCATATCCGGTACGGAACGTTCCTCCATCGTCGATGGAACGTGACCATGTGTAGTTGGCCATAAAAGTCACGCCATGAGTCGGTCGCATGTTGAAGCTGGTTTCCAGTGCATGATAGTTGGCGTTCGCGACGCCGCCGACGAAATCGCTAACCCCGTTGAAGGGAAACGGCGTCAACAACGTGGACAGGGACTGGCCTGTATTGAAGATTGAAGTGTAGGAGGGGCATACGCCGGAGTTGGCCGCACAAAACGTGGTGAGCGCACTGCCGGTCGCCGTCAGATTGCCCGCTAGGCTTAGATATTTGGGGTCCAATTGATTCGCCCAGTAGCCACGCGGATTGCTCCCGTCACTAACAAGGAAGTGCCCCTGGGACCCAACATAAGTGATTGTCGATACGAAGGTATTGGTCCATTGATGCTGGAATCCGAAGCTCCAGTTTTCGTATTCGGGCGCGCGCGATCCATAGTATGGATCGATATAAGCGATCGAGGGGGGTTTAGCTGTGTAGCCTGCAATATTCGTGTAACCGGTAGCAAAGGCAGGCCCGGATGCGCGACCTGCTGCCGTGGCGATGGTCGGATAAGTGGGGGTGCTTCCGGCAGTAAAGGCCAGCTGCGCAGTGGTGTCACCGTTAGCGCCTGTCGTACCCGCTGACGAGAATCCAAGACTGACGTTGCCGCCGCCAAGTGAAGAGGGGGTTCCTCCGCCTACGGCACCTCCGTGGGTGAACATCACGCCCCAACTTGCGCGCCACACAGTTTTGGAGTCACTCTGAAACGCCAAGCCGATCCGCGGCCCAACGTTCTTCCAATAGGTATTGATCGGCGTATCGCAATTGCAGGTATTCGTTCCGTGGCCCGCGAACTGCAGTATGCCAGGTTGGCCGGTAATTGGATTCGTCGCCGTTGGGTTGAAGAAACTCATGTTGTCGGAGACCTCGTGGACCGGTGGGAAATAGTCCCAGCGCAGACCGAGGTCAAGCGTGAGCCGCGAGTTCACCTTCCAGTTGTCCTGAACGTACGGCGAGATGGCGCGGAAGCGTGAAGCGTACTCCTGCACGCTGTATTCAGTCATTGAAGAAGAATTAATCTGGCCGACGAGGAAGCTTGCGTATGCCAGTCCGGTACCGCCTTGGACGGTGTATGTGCCAGCTGCGTTCTTCGGGTTGATCTCCGCCGTTTGTGTAACTGTCGGGGTCAGCGTCAGCGGCGTCGTTCCCGTTGTTGCCGGGCGGTTGAGATATTGCAGCCAGGCGATCTGGCCGCCCAGCGTCAATGCATGACTGCCGAACGTCCACTGAACGTTATCAACCAGAGTGAAATTCTGAGCGATCGTGACGGAGGCTGTCGTGCCGGCCCAATTTGTCGGCGCGTCCGTGCCGGAGTAGCTGACGATGGGGAATGCATTGGCAGCCTGCCCGGCTGGCAGATTCGTGATGCCTCCCAGGCCTGAAGCGCCGTATCCGGGATTGTAGTCGGCGTTGAAGGTGGGGCCGTTATAACGGGCAAAGCCATACTTGATCTGGTTAATCACATGCGGCGAGAAGATGTGCGTCTCTTCGACGATGCCGACGGCTGTTTTCGGAGCATACGCCTGGCCGTAGTTGTATGGCACCGGACCTACATTGCGGCCGGACGTCGTTTGGCCCACTGGGACGGAGCTGGCTTGACGGCCAACGGCCGCCGTAATTGTAAGCGTGTCCTTCTGATTGATATTCCAGTCAATACGGTCCGTGGTTGAC
The genomic region above belongs to Acidobacteriaceae bacterium and contains:
- a CDS encoding carboxypeptidase-like regulatory domain-containing protein; its protein translation is MVFLTSFCRSGSLTFRLLRTLFLFAAVLLLTSPGLEAQLSGKGQINGSVTDTSGAAIPGAQVVVISKQTSVSTKTTTTSAGDFSLPTLDPGDYTVTVTASGFEKLVQENVHVNALETQTVNPKLTVGATSEEVTVSAAPPQLETTNATLGTTMEQEMYSALPIEMGAYGQPDQRRATDFAFLMPGVQANNTNGNATTNAGIVNGSGSRGAVSAIYIDGVVFVRAGGNGDPRYVWTAISVDAVNQFQVQTNGYSAMYEGQGVQNYTVKQGGNKYHGAVYEFFRNTALDTWGFFGANITSPFTGKPVKPIEHSNEFGIFLSGPVVPFGSWKDKLFFFGNYNGFRYSSQTPTSITFPTLAEQHGDFTATGVNIYDPLTQANCTANNGGIPCRYQYGYTHVTGSPTNSNSSNPGNGTLTGAKNVIPASEFSPVALNLQSLLPALSNQNVQNNYNAANGTALNNWSTTDRIDWNINQKDTLTITAAVGRQASSVPVGQTTSGRNVGPVPYNYGQAYAPKTAVGIVEETHIFSPHVINQIKYGFARYNGPTFNADYNPGYGASGLGGITNLPAGQAANAFPIVSYSGTDAPTNWAGTTASVTIAQNFTLVDNVQWTFGSHALTLGGQIAWLQYLNRPATTGTTPLTLTPTVTQTAEINPKNAAGTYTVQGGTGLAYASFLVGQINSSSMTEYSVQEYASRFRAISPYVQDNWKVNSRLTLDLGLRWDYFPPVHEVSDNMSFFNPTATNPITGQPGILQFAGHGTNTCNCDTPINTYWKNVGPRIGLAFQSDSKTVWRASWGVMFTHGGAVGGGTPSSLGGGNVSLGFSSAGTTGANGDTTAQLAFTAGSTPTYPTIATAAGRASGPAFATGYTNIAGYTAKPPSIAYIDPYYGSRAPEYENWSFGFQHQWTNTFVSTITYVGSQGHFLVSDGSNPRGYWANQLDPKYLSLAGNLTATGSALTTFCAANSGVCPSYTSIFNTGQSLSTLLTPFPFNGVSDFVGGVANANYHALETSFNMRPTHGVTFMANYTWSRSIDDGGTFRTGYAIPAAYSNTGRAWAPDRIERTVSTSNQPQHLVVTGVWELPFGRSIANSHEWQRAILGGYRFSTIYQAYSGSPLPITGASCNANPAQSTCMPSYSGTFSPDANVMPNGHWGHGVTRTNYNTISFINSAAFAYAPAYTFGNLPRTAPYNLYSPGNYNVDISLRRAFALHFTESAHVSLQADLYNVTNHTQFTVASPIYGNSSFGQVSGTQANARRSAQLSARIEF